AAGTCCAATTCGGCAACGTCGTTGTCGAGTAATTGAATATCGCTGAGGATGCGGTCGGCGTCGATCACGATGCGGCGCGTGGCCGGGTTGTCCCCGTACCGCGCCTTCAAAGAACTCACACACCGCCGCAGGCCGCCCATGAGGTCATGCAGTTCGCTGAGTTCGGTGGTGGCGGACAATCGGTGCTCCCGGGGCTGAAGGTGTTACGGATCACAGTACGGTTTCTCGATACTATCCACAGTCGCGGCGCTATGCCGGGCAAGCCTCGTCGCAGCTGCCGAAAAGCCGCTGGGGCCCCGGCGCGCCGTGGGCGTGCCGGGGCCGGTGCGGCGGTGATTACTTGGTGATCGCGATGCGTTGCGGCGTAGAACCGGCGTACGCGCCGGCTACTCGGACGGTGAGTATGCCCGCGTCATACGACGCCGAGATCGCCTCGCCGGTGACGTGCGCCGGCAGCTGGAACGACCGTCGGAACGATCCGTAGCGGATCTCGCGCAGGGTGCGTCCGTCCTTGTCCTGCGAGTGCTCGTCGCGGTGTTCGCCGTGGATGACCAGACGGCCTTTTTCCAATTCGACGTTGACATCCTTCTCGACGTCGACACCGGGCAGTTCGACGCGCACGACGGCGTCGTCACCGTCTTTGGCGATCTCAGCCGCTGGATTGAATCCGCTGTTCACGGGCCTGGAAGCGGCCCCGGCCCAGTCTGCGGAGGCCGGGCCGAAAAAGTCCCGTAACCACCGGTCGGTGTCCCACGCCGGACGCGACCACAAGGCAACATTGCTCATGGATGACTCCTTGATCTTCGTTGTGAGTTAGCTGTGCCCGACGCTGCATTGGTCGGCTACTCGGTAGAACATGAGTCGACCACGCTAAAGTTCCACCTGGGCGTTCGCCGTGAGCGAACACAATCACACAGGCAACTTTCAGCGGTGAGGTCGGCGTGACCGGGGCGTCACATTTCGCGTGGCTTTCCGCAACATCGCTCTCCTACCCTCGACCGCATGCCAGCCAACACCCGTCATGTCGTCGTGGTCGGCCACGGCATGGTGGGCCACCGATTCGTTGAGGCGCTGCGCGCCCGTGACACCAACGGATGCTGGCAAATCACGGTGCTGGCAGAAGAAGCCGATGCCGCCTACGACCGCGTCGGCCTGACGTCCTACACCGAAAGCTGGGACCGGAGCCTGCTGGCGCTCCCCGGCAACGACTACACCGGCGACGAACTGGTGCAGCTGCAGCTCAATACCAAAGTCACCGAAATCGACTGTGCCGCAAGAACTATCGTCACCGCCCAGGGGCAGCGGCACGACTATGATGCACTGGTGTTGGCCACCGGTTCGTACGCGTTCGTGCCGCCGGTGAGCGGGCACGATCTGCCGTGCTGTCACGTTTACCGCACACTCGATGACCTGGACGCCATCCGTGCTGCCGCACAGCTTGCGGCGCAGTCCGGCCGGGCCGGCGTCGTGATCGGTGGCGGCCTGCTCGGGCTGGAAGCCGCTAACGCATTGCGCCAGTTCGGCTTATCCACCCACGTCGTCGAAATGATGCCGCGACTGATGGCCCAACAGATCGACGAGGCCGGCGGTGCCCTGCTGGCGCGAATGATCGGCGAACTCGGCATCCAGGTCCACGTCGGAACTGGCACCGAATCGATTGACCGCGTTGATGATTCGTCGGCGCAGGTGCGCCTGTCCGACGGCCAGGTCATCGATGCCGGAGTGGTGATCTTCGCCGCCGGCATCCGGCCCCGCGACGAGTTGGCTCGTGTCGCGGGGTTGGCGGTGGCTGAGCGGGGCGGCATCCTCACCGACTCGTCTTGTCGCGCCAGCGATCCCGCCGTCTTCGCGATCGGCGAGGTGGCCGCGATCGAGGGTAGGTGCTACGGGCTGGTCGGTCCCGGCTACACCAGCGCCGAGGTGGTGGCCGATCGGTTGCTCGACGGGGCCGCCGAATTCCCCGAAGCCGATTTGTCCACCAAACTCAAGCTGCTCGGCGTCGACGTCGCCAGCTTTGGTGACGCCATGGGCGCGACGGCGAACTGCCTCGAGGTCGCGGTCAACGACGCGGTAAACCGCACCTACGCCAAGCTGGTGCTCTCCGACGACGCCAAGACATTGCTGGGCGGGGTGCTGGTCGGCGACGCATCGAACTATGGCGTGCTGCGACCGATGGTGGGCAGCGAACTACCTGGGGACCCGCTGACGCTCATCGCACCCGCGGCGGAGGGGACCGCGGCGCTCGGCATTGGCGCCTTGCCCGATTCCGCGCAGATCTGCTCGTGCAACAACGTCAGCAAGGGTGAGCTGAAGTGCGCAATCGCCGAGGGCTGCACCGACGTTCCCGCGTTGAAGGCGTGCACCACGGCTGGCACCTCGTGCGGGTCGTGCGTACCGCTGCTCAAGCAGCTGCTCGAGGCCGAGGGCGTCGAGCAGTCCAAAGCGCTCTGTGAGCACTTCAGCCAGTCCCGCGCCGAACTGTTCCAGATCATCTCTGCGACCGAGATCCGCACCTTCTCCGGGCTGGTGGACCGTTTCGGCAGCGGAAAGGGTTGCGACATCTGCAAACCCGTCGTTGCCTCGATCCTGGCGTCCACCGGGTCGGACCACATCCTGACTGGCGAGCAGGCCTCGCTGCAGGACTCCAACGACCACTTCCTG
The nucleotide sequence above comes from Mycobacterium vicinigordonae. Encoded proteins:
- a CDS encoding Hsp20/alpha crystallin family protein, with protein sequence MSNVALWSRPAWDTDRWLRDFFGPASADWAGAASRPVNSGFNPAAEIAKDGDDAVVRVELPGVDVEKDVNVELEKGRLVIHGEHRDEHSQDKDGRTLREIRYGSFRRSFQLPAHVTGEAISASYDAGILTVRVAGAYAGSTPQRIAITK
- the nirB gene encoding nitrite reductase large subunit NirB, encoding MPANTRHVVVVGHGMVGHRFVEALRARDTNGCWQITVLAEEADAAYDRVGLTSYTESWDRSLLALPGNDYTGDELVQLQLNTKVTEIDCAARTIVTAQGQRHDYDALVLATGSYAFVPPVSGHDLPCCHVYRTLDDLDAIRAAAQLAAQSGRAGVVIGGGLLGLEAANALRQFGLSTHVVEMMPRLMAQQIDEAGGALLARMIGELGIQVHVGTGTESIDRVDDSSAQVRLSDGQVIDAGVVIFAAGIRPRDELARVAGLAVAERGGILTDSSCRASDPAVFAIGEVAAIEGRCYGLVGPGYTSAEVVADRLLDGAAEFPEADLSTKLKLLGVDVASFGDAMGATANCLEVAVNDAVNRTYAKLVLSDDAKTLLGGVLVGDASNYGVLRPMVGSELPGDPLTLIAPAAEGTAALGIGALPDSAQICSCNNVSKGELKCAIAEGCTDVPALKACTTAGTSCGSCVPLLKQLLEAEGVEQSKALCEHFSQSRAELFQIISATEIRTFSGLVDRFGSGKGCDICKPVVASILASTGSDHILTGEQASLQDSNDHFLANIQRNGSYSVVPRVPGGDIKPEHLILIGQIAQDFGLYTKITGGQRIDMFGARVDQLPAIWKRLVDAGMESGHAYGKALRTVKSCVGSDWCRYGQQDSVQLAIDLELRYRGLRAPHKIKLGVSGCARECAEARGKDVGVIATEKGWNLYVGGNGGMTPKHAQLLASDLNTETLVRYVDRFLMYYIRTADRLQRTAPWVESLGLEHIREVVCDDKLGLADEFEAAVRRHVENYRCEWKGVLEDPEKLSRFVSFVNAPDAVDETVTFTERAGRKVPVPLGLPQIR